The following nucleotide sequence is from Nautilia sp. PV-1.
AGTGCTACATCGTTTCCTTTTAATTTTGTTAATGTTGGCATGTTTAATCCTTTTTTTATTGAAGTATAACAGAAAGGAAAAAAATAAAAAAGAGTATTTTTATCTTTTATTTAGAAGTGTTGCATTTTGTTACTTATATTGTGCAATAAAAGTATTTTTTACTCTGCCTTTAAAATATAAACGACCGTTTTTTAATCTTATTTGTAATTCTTCACCGCTTTTTGGATAAACTGTTACTTCATTACCCACTAATCCTTTTTCCCTGGCCAAAAGAAAACTTGCGCACATTCCTGTCCCGCATGCAAGCGTTTCATCTTCCACGCCTCTTTCATACGTTCTTACATACAGTTTGCCGTCTTTTACCTCAGCAACATTCACATTTGCATTGTGTTTATATCTTAAATCCCTGCATTCTTGTAAATCAAAATTATCAATACTGTCAATTTTAACCAAATGCGGAACACCCGTATCAAAAAGTTTCCATTCGTTTATTTCTTTAATCTCTTTATGCGGAGTTAACTGGGATTCCACTTTATCTCCGTCCACTTCCGCTTCAATAACACCCGCAATAGTCAAAAATCTCATTTTTGCAGGTGCCAGACCGTTTATAAAAGCATAATGAGCAGCCGCCCTGCTTCCGTTTCCGCACATTTCGGCAATGCTACCGTCGGAATTGTAAAACTGCCATTCAAAATCATATTCTTCATGCGGAAGTATAACGATTAAACCGTCCGCCCCTATTCCGTTTTGACGGTCACACAGCT
It contains:
- the dapF gene encoding diaminopimelate epimerase; its protein translation is MVVYKYSASGNDFVIFHTFIKKDRSLLAKELCDRQNGIGADGLIVILPHEEYDFEWQFYNSDGSIAEMCGNGSRAAAHYAFINGLAPAKMRFLTIAGVIEAEVDGDKVESQLTPHKEIKEINEWKLFDTGVPHLVKIDSIDNFDLQECRDLRYKHNANVNVAEVKDGKLYVRTYERGVEDETLACGTGMCASFLLAREKGLVGNEVTVYPKSGEELQIRLKNGRLYFKGRVKNTFIAQYK